The stretch of DNA ATTAGTATAGAACATGCCTTTAGAGTTGCTATAGATCCAACGGTTCAAGCAGGGAAAGTTATAGTCCGTGGCGACTCTAACCTGCATGAATCAGTAACAACCGCTGTAAATCAAGAGAACTTAAGTGTCAAATTTAATCAAGATGGATGCTACCGTTTTGCAAAGCTTCATATCCTAGTTAATCCAGCTATGTTAGCGAACATCAACCTGACAGGATCTTCGTCACTTGTTACTCGAAAAAACCTACAAGTATCGACATTGGCAATAAAGCTTGAGGTAAGATCCCGAGCATGGATTTCAGGGGTTTTCAATCAACTAAATCTATATGTAGATGGATCTAGTTTGGAAATGTCAGGAAGAGCTGTCAATGTAGATGGAGAGTTCGTTGTGTTGGCTGAGGGAAATCTGGAACAGCTTCTTATCACTAACTCTAAGATAGAGATTGATAACCTCTCAACAGTAAGGGTAAAAAACGGCACTGGTGTAACTCTCTAAAATATGCCGTCTTGCTGGTGTGAGGGAGATTCACTTTCATGGTCTCAGGCACACCTGCTTAACCAATACCCGCTCATTGATTTCTAGCCATCCGAAACTTCAAAAGTCGATCGATCAAGTATTACTCTGCGATCTCCTAGAGGTTCTAGATGGCTGCAAGTTTACAATTTCGCAGCGCCCCGCAAAACAAATCCTGCTGCAAGTATTGATTCTTGCAGCCTCCTTCTTGCATCGACCAGTTCAGCTTACGATGCCTTCCTTAGTAAGCCTCTCAACCAACCTCGCTACTATTTGTTGTGACCGGCATGGTCCGGAATTGATGGACTGATTGAATCGGAATCGGTGAACGACTTGAATCAGAATCAGTGACCGGCATGAACCGGAATCAATGACCGGCATGCTCCGGAATACTCAATTCTACGAGTAAAAAGTGTCCAAGATAATTATGGGGCTAGAGAGTTGGGAGTATTAGGGACACAGATGTTGAAGCATCTCAGCTTAAATCAGGCCCAAACTTACCTTCACATCTCTATATTTCTTTATTATTTACATAATTCATGCCACCACTAAATAATTCTTAGTGCCAAGCTTAAAAAGGAAAAGACTGGCAGGCTACATGGGAGATTATAACCTGCCAAGTCATCGTGAGTTTCACTATGATTTTTACAACAATCAAGCCCGGTCATACAAAGTATGGAGTTATGGTATATAAATCATAAAAAACCTTGAAGGGTTTGATATCTTAAAATTAAGTGTTAATTTAAGGAGTCCAACAGATGAATTTTGTTCTTATTTTTGCCAGTTTTCTTTCAGGATTAGCTTTTTTGGCCCATGCTTTTATTGGGGATAAGGAATACCGTGCCTTAAAGCCAGGCTCAGAAGAAGATGCAAAACCGATGGAAACGTGGATACAAACTCGCTGTGGCTGGCATTGGGTAAGTCTTGATCTCCTTGCTGTATCTGTACTTTTATTTGTTTTGGCGAGCACGCAAATCATTCAAGCAAAAACAGAGATATTACACTTATTAAGTTTATACCATCTCGCTTGTGGCTGTGTATGGCTGTTGACTTTGCTTTTTTCCAAGAGCCACAATCGACAAATTTTCGTCCTAGGGCAGTGGATATTTTGTTTTATACAAGCCTCACTAATCTACTGGGGAGCCTAATTTGATTGAAACCGCTGCGGATTTCTATTCTTGCAGCCTCCTCTCTGCATCAGCCAGTTTCGCTCACAATAGAGCTGGTGTCAGTGAAGAATGGGTCATTGATAACTATGGAAAAGCTTACGGCCTAAAGAAGGCTGAGAATATGGTCCAGCATGGCTTATTGGTCAAGTCTGGAAACATATTCAGGGCTGCGAAGGAAGTAATAGATGTAAACGCAAAAGAAGTCCTCCAAAGAATATTTTGCGACGTTAGCTCGTTTGACTGTGAGCTAGTAGGTGGAGGCGCGTGGTACCACAGATTTACAGGCTACTACAGCAAAGAAACCGCAGAGTCTATGAAGAAAGCTACGCAGAACTACATTAGAAGTCTCGAATCCCATGCTGAAGCAGATCAAAACCAAATCAAGCGCGACTGCTTTGTGAAAGTCTCAGCCGTTGGCACCTTCGACATAGATAATACGATGGAGATAAATTGAAAATGCTAGTTAGATCAACAATAGTAAGTCTTCTAGTCGCAGCACCATGGCTAATTGCAGGCGAGTCTTCCGGTGGAGGATTGAGTAGATATGCGACGATATTAAAAGCTGAGTCATCCTCTGACTATCTCAGAACAAAGTTGCGATTGTCAGTGCGTCCAGGTGAGAGTTCGAACTTGAAAGTCAAGGGTACACCACAGGCGCGTCGAGTTAAGCTACTGGATAACGATATCGTTACAATCGACGAGGATGCACTCATAGAGCGCTAGACGATCAGGCATGAAAAATTTGATAGAAGCCAACTTCGCTCTAGGCTTCAGAAGCATTATCTCTTGGAAAAACCTTTTTTGGTAGGGTTACATACGAGCCTGAAGTTGCGGTTGATCTGGAGACCCTCAAGCAGATATTTCATAATATCACACAAGATTTCGAGGATTCAAGGATGCCCCCCCATCTCTGGTCTCAGCCTTCGGCAAGGAAACTATTGCGATCTAAGGATTCACTTGAACCTATAAAACAAGCTACTTTTCTGCTATCCTGACATCATCGGGTATGGCGTTGTGCGCTCATATTTCTAGTTGAGTGCTAGTTTCGGACCAAAACTAGCAGCGTATCGAGACCTCACCACAGATCGATTGAAAACAGATTTTTTCTCAAGCTTCTCGATCAAAAGTGGAATTTCTAATGGTGAATCACAGTTTGAGTGCCTCAAAATCTACTATCTGATCTCCCCCCATACAGGCGAATGTCTGACCCTTTTACCCCCAACTCGACACCGCTCCCAGTCTTGAAGCTGTCTTCGGCGATAGGGGTAGAAAAGTTGGATTCTAGTGCAACGGCACTCAAGCTATCAAGTTTTGACCCCTTTTTAATGAAGGCTGTTTGTTCTTTAAAGTATAGATTGCCGCCTTCTTCGTCCTGCGGAACAAACAAGGCTTTGTCAATCCTAACTAGATGCATCCCAGGATTTTCTGTTTCATGAATCGAAACCCAGGTGTAACTCCATCTATTGTTCACCAGGACGTTAACAGCCCTAAGATCCTTTGTAAGATCATAATAACTTCCGCTAAACATGCCTTTGCTACTAAAATAGAATTCCCGAGCCTCTACCAGCTTTTCAATATACTCAAGATTTGATACAACATCCTCCTCGATGTTCTCTAAAGGACCCGTTGTAAAGTATGGTATATGATAAGGACCAGCCTCAACTAAATAGATGTTTTGCTTGATCAGACGCTCACCGTCGTATTTAGCCTCTAGTTTGCGAATCCAATTCCCATTAGCGTCTTCCCCTCTAAAAGTCCATGATACTATAGGGTTTAACGTCAAAAAAACTGAAGCAATTGCCCCCGCATCGAAGATCGACTCCGTAAATCTTCTGGGTCACAGTCCCAAACCAAATGTCTTTGCCAACTCTTTCGTTAAGTTCTTTGGAAATAAACTGATCTTGGTTAGATAGTTGCTCGTAGTGGCTGGAGACGCGATCTGATCTCGAAGGGTTGACCTCTGATAATGAATCCACATTTCTTGATGCATTCTCATTAGCGTGACCGGAATTGTTTCTTTTCTGTTGGCAATTAGGCAATAGGTACGACAAGGCTAGTAACAAGAGGAACTTCATTTCAAACTCCATCAGGTAGAACAATAAGACGAGCCTATACTTCAATTGCAAGGGGTATTCCTCTTAGAACTCTATGTTTACCTACGTTTAGGATTTAGTGAATGCGAAAACATTCGCATTGGATTTTTCCATCGAAGAGTTTGTCTATGTCCTGCCATTTGAGAAATATTTTTCGATGAAAGACTGAGAATGGGGGTAAAGACTGAAAACTCAATGCCACTTCTTCTTTCGGTCTTTTCACTATACTTATACTTTCCCATTTCAAATGACTTTCTCACTTTTTCCAATAAAATTTGCAGCGGATTTTCCACTATCTCGTATCGTATAGTGAATGTAGGTGCAATGTAATACTTATGGAGTGTCAAATGACCTTACAAAAAAAGTTCGCAAAAGTCTTACTTGGATTATCGATAGCTTGTGCTTCGTCGCAGGCACTAGCCCTAAAGCGATTTCCGCTAGTCGGTGGCTCAGGCGGACAGCCATTCGAAGGATTCAATCAACGAACACCAGTCGCCGCTCTAGAGGTCAATTCTGGCAAATATATTGATCGTATTGTAGCTCTTTCTGGTAATCAAAGAACTATTTTTTCAGCTGGTGGAGAGGGTGGGTGGCTCAATTACCTTCAATGCGATAGCGGTGACGTTGCTGTCGGTATTGTGGGTAGAGCGGCTAAGTATGTAGACCAAATTGGGCTGATTTGTGGGGTGCGTGGAAATCTGTCACAAACCTATACTACCATACGTGTTGGCGGAGAAGGAGGTAGTTCCTTCATCCAAAAGTGCCGCAGAGGAAGCTTCATAGTCGGTATGTACGGGAGAGCAGCGAAGTACATTGATGCAGTAGGTATCATCTGTAATCGTTAACCTCTTTGATAAGTGTGACTTTCGTCAGCAACCCGACAGAATTGCCGATTAAAGTATTTGGCAGATGGTTTTAAAGTCGTCTGCAAGTGTCGAAACCCTTAGTGGGGGTCTCCCAAGTTTGAGAATTGTCACATATCAGGTCGGATCAGAGAATTTAAGATAGAATATTTAATAGATAGGAAACGAATATGTATCTACTAAAAGGCACATTGTTACTGACTCTTGGAACTTCAATGTTCTCAACTTCCGGATTTGCTGGACGCTGGTCGCAATGGGCAAATTCATACACTGGGCCCACCCAATCTGCATTTTGTCCTGTAGGATCCTATATGGAAGGATTTGAAGCGATTGAGCATGGTGGGGCTGGATATGTAAATATTCGTCTAATTTGCAGCAATTCGAATTTTAGTAATTGGACTCATCCTCAATACCCCTCAGGTCACTTTCATTCAATGAATGTAAGAGATACTGTTTTTGGGTTAGAGTTAATGGAACATGGAAACAATGGTTTTGTGAATGCGAAGCTTTTGTACGGAAATTTTCAATGGACATCATGGCAAAACACCTACAGAGAACCTGATTTTCTCTACGAAGTTGAATGTCCCAGTCGTACGGAAGGTATAGTTGGAATCGATACGATTGAGCATGGGAATGCTGGAATTGTTAACATCAGACTTTATTGCAAATGAGTTCAAGTAAGGTGTGTATTTTCACACCTAATATGACTTTAATAACTTTCAAATTATAGAGGTTGAACTATGAAATCAAATTTATTTTCTTCTATTACAATGCTTGCCCTGCTTCTTTCAAATGGAGCGGCCTTGGCTGAAGGTTCATATGACTATTTTGAGGACAGCGATAGTACTCATCATGGTGAAGATTCTTGCGTCGTCGAAAGGGGAGTTAACATTGATTCATGGTGTAAGTTTCAGTATGGTTCAAGCTGGCGAGCAAAATTAAATGGCGCAGATGCTTACTCTTGGGCCTGTGCTCTTAGTCAAAATAATTTAAGGAATGTTGATATTGTGGCAGCCTGTAAACTACAATATCGTAATGTTGTAGGTGTCGATTATCGTAACTTCGCTGATCCATATTCTTGGTTCTGCAAAATCGATATCTGTCGTTAAGGTGAATGCCTAAAACATGGGAGGGGTGATCCCTCCCTGTTGCGAGTAGCTAGGCTCACCTTATCCAAATCTTGAAAGTTACAGGATCCACAGCGAGATCCATGGTCTTTTAATAGGGCATGAGATAGTTATCGCGGGTAGTTTCCCTTTTCTTTCTCAGAGTGTGAGATTTATTACTTGGGTAAAGAGTCTTGATAAGGTGAATGATATCAATATTAACAAGCCTTTCCTATATATCTCAGCTTTAGGTGTCGATAGCTTATTAGGGTTTTTCCGCTAAAAATGAAGGTTGGGATATATGCTTAAAACTATTCTTATAGCGATGCTTCATTGCGTTTTATTTATGGCTTGTGACGGCAATGCAAGCGTTATCGAATCTTTTAATCACCTTCGGACAGAGCGAGCCGATAAGGTCTTTATTCCAAGGAGCAATTTATGAAGATCGCGTTATGTGTTTTAGCCTGTCTGCTTCAGTTAGGGTGCTCTCAAGCGTCTTACGATCGGAAAGTTAAAAACACCTCATCTAATACCAAGGCAGACTCTACATCTGCAGAGTTGGAAACAACAGAGGAATTGGCAGAGACAACTGAAGTATTGGTCTCTGAGCCGGTGATGGTTGCGGGAAGCTTTTTATTTTGTCAAATAGTTGATGATATCTACTGCCGTATCGATACAAAAGATCAGAAGAACATACCGATAGACGCAGCGATTTCAGAGCAATTTTTTATTGATAATGTAGCAGTTGAGTCAACTCGACTAGACGGCGAACTATGGCGTTGGAAACTACCTGTAACTCTGGTCGCATCCATTAAAATTGATTTATCTTTAGAGTTCAATGGGAATATCCTCGCTAGATATAGTACATTTATAGAGAACCAAATACTGCACCTAGGGGACGGAACAACTCAGCTACAGGGCTGTTCTCAGGAAACACTTACAAATTCCGTTCTGGTAGGTTTGAGCATCGATAAAAAAGTTGAACTTGCTAGAAAGGGGTCCCTTGCAATAAATATTGGTGGACTATGTGGCATCGGAAGAGCTGATGATTCTAGAGTGGAGGTGCTGAATGCGCAAGAGATTATTATTTTTACTGAATTCTTACCAACGACCCCAGCGCCTCTAGACATACAATTCTTGGTACCTGACCTTGATATGGGAGAATACACGGTAAGAGTGTCCGCCGGCATAGATCCTGATCCTGATGA from Pseudobacteriovorax antillogorgiicola encodes:
- a CDS encoding GIN domain-containing protein, translated to MRTTVIGFYVMLITLISISCANESNQGQVDNKQMDTEKQNREISSENELGGNQDKDRLSDSNQSPLREPKPPSLISGETNEININCDFVNETLGNDDDLETIRDVTPFNSISIEHAFRVAIDPTVQAGKVIVRGDSNLHESVTTAVNQENLSVKFNQDGCYRFAKLHILVNPAMLANINLTGSSSLVTRKNLQVSTLAIKLEVRSRAWISGVFNQLNLYVDGSSLEMSGRAVNVDGEFVVLAEGNLEQLLITNSKIEIDNLSTVRVKNGTGVTL